The Lysinibacillus timonensis nucleotide sequence ACCGTAGTGTTTGTGACGCACAGCATACCGGAATCGATTTTTTTATCGGACCGAGTCTTTGTGCTATCTCCGCATCCAGGGAGGTTGTCAAAAGTAGTGGACATTCCGTTGCCTCGCCCGAGAACAGCGGAAATGAGAGAAAGTCCGGAATTTTATCAATTGATCACGGATATTCGAAATAGCTTTGAAGGGGTGTAGGTGTATGAATATTCAAGGATTAGTAAAACGTTCGACACCAGCACTTTTATGGCTTGTTGGATTGCTCGTGATTTGGCAACTCATGTCATGGGTTTTGCTAAATGTTTTACAAGTTCCGCTAGCGCAATCAAAGCTTCCGTACATTCATGAATTGGTCTTTACGTTTGCTGAATATGGCGGAACTCTTTTATATCATGCTTCTGTAACAATTAGGAGCGCATCCATTGGGTTTGCTGTTGGAACGATTGCGGGGATCCTCTTAGCGATTTTCATGAGCTCGTCCAAATGGCTCGAGCAATTGGCCTTTCCATATTTAGTTGCTTCTCAAATGATTCCGATTTTAGGATTAGCGCCCGTTGTTTACGGAATTGTTCATGATGATGGAATAGCTCGCATCATTATTGCGGCATTTATGACGTTTTTCCCAGTCGTATTAAATATGCTGCGAGGGTTACGAAGTGCAGAACCATCTGCCATTGAGCTCATGCATTCATATGCGGCAAAGCCCTGGACAGTTTACTGGAAGCTTCGATTTCCACAATCCTTGCCAAGTCTATTTACAGGACTAAAAATTGCAGCGCCATTAGCTGTGACAGGGGCAATCTTAGTGGAATTAATGGGGGCAACAGAAGGGATTGGTGTAATTATGCTTAGCAATCTCTATTATGGTTCTTCTCATGCCTATATGTTTTGGCTGACAGTTATTGTTGGTGCATTCCTTGGTTTCGTAAGTTATTTACTAATCAGTTTAGTTGAAAGGCTTGTAACACCTTGGCAACCAGAATTTCGGAAGTCAGGAGGAGATGAAAAATGAGAGGGAAAACCGTTGAAGAAAACTGGATAGGTCAGTCCTTAGGGAAGAGCAATTCAACGCTACCGATAAAAAGTAATAGCAAAGAGCAAAAGAAAAAACAAACGAAGCTAGGAAGTAATATTAGCAAAATTCTCATTCCGTTGATCGCTGGGATCGTATTTTTTATCCTATGGGAAGTTCAATTTTTTCACACTCTATTTCAATTAAGGACATACCAATTGCCGTTGCCTTCCGTAATAGTAGAGGCAATTAGAGAAAACTTTGAGACGTTAGTTAATTTTATGGGATATACCTTTGCGGAAGCATTCATAGGTATGCTGCTTGGATCATTTCTAGGATTTATCGTAGCGTTAATTGCCACTGCATCGCCTAAATGGGGAAAGGGTGGTTTAACCATCGTCGTAGCATTAAATGCTGTTCCGATTGTAGCGTTAGCCCCGATTATGAATCTATGGTTTGGGAATGGCATTGGTTCAAGAATTGCGATTGTTACCATCACAACAATGGCTGCTATGGCCGTAAATGCGCATAAAGGGATGTCCAATGTGAACCCGTTATCTTTGGATTTATTGCATTCGTATGCAGCAAATAAAATTCAAGTTTTTCGTTATTTACGAATCGCAAATAGCTTACCTTATGTGTTTACCGCTTTGAAAATCAACGCAACAGCAAGTATGATTGGCGCAATTGTTGGGGAATTTTTCTATGCCTCGAATGGGTTAGGTTATCTTCTTTCAAACTCAATAAAAGTTGCCCAAATGCCTTTAGGGTGGGCTTGTATTGTTGTTGCATCTGTTGCGGGTGTCGCTTTTTATCTAATTGTTGAGATATTAGAAAAGATCTTTATGAAATGGCATCCTTCTAAGAGAACGTAATTATTTTCTAAACAAAGGCTTAAACCTATTACGGTTGATCCTAGTTCTGGGTGACTAGAGGTTCGTTACGAACTTTACATAGGGCCCTAAAGAATCAACATTATATATAAAAGAAACAATTTGAGGGGGAATACCAATGAAAAGAAGAATGAGAAAAACATATCGATCATTGTTTGTAGCTTTACTTGTATTGGTCATGATACTTGCCGGGTGTGGTAGCTCTGAAACAAATACTGCCTCTGGAACAACCTCATCAGAAGGTGCGTTAACACCTGTCACTTTACAATTAAAATGGGTGCCTCAAGCGCAATTTGCTGGATATTTTGTCGCATTAGAAAAGGGATATTACGAAGAAGAGGGACTTGATGTAACCATTGCACCTGGTGGGCCAGATATTGTTCCTGAGCAACAAGTAGCTAATGGTGCGGCTCAAATCGGTGTTGACTGGGTAGCAAGTTTATTACCACACCAAGAACAAGGAATGCCTTTAGTTCAAATTGCGCAAATCTATCAAAATAGTGGACTACAATTGATTACAATGAAGGATTCTGGTATTGAATCTCCTGAAGATTTAGCGGGTAAAAACGTCGGAAACTGGATGGGTGGAAACGAATTTGAAATACTAGCTTTATTTGATAAATATGGTTTCGATCGAAATAGTGATTTAAACTTCGTAAAGCAAGCATTTACGATGGATCAATTCCTAACAGGGGAACTAGATGCTGCATCTG carries:
- a CDS encoding ABC transporter permease, giving the protein MNIQGLVKRSTPALLWLVGLLVIWQLMSWVLLNVLQVPLAQSKLPYIHELVFTFAEYGGTLLYHASVTIRSASIGFAVGTIAGILLAIFMSSSKWLEQLAFPYLVASQMIPILGLAPVVYGIVHDDGIARIIIAAFMTFFPVVLNMLRGLRSAEPSAIELMHSYAAKPWTVYWKLRFPQSLPSLFTGLKIAAPLAVTGAILVELMGATEGIGVIMLSNLYYGSSHAYMFWLTVIVGAFLGFVSYLLISLVERLVTPWQPEFRKSGGDEK
- a CDS encoding ABC transporter permease; this encodes MRGKTVEENWIGQSLGKSNSTLPIKSNSKEQKKKQTKLGSNISKILIPLIAGIVFFILWEVQFFHTLFQLRTYQLPLPSVIVEAIRENFETLVNFMGYTFAEAFIGMLLGSFLGFIVALIATASPKWGKGGLTIVVALNAVPIVALAPIMNLWFGNGIGSRIAIVTITTMAAMAVNAHKGMSNVNPLSLDLLHSYAANKIQVFRYLRIANSLPYVFTALKINATASMIGAIVGEFFYASNGLGYLLSNSIKVAQMPLGWACIVVASVAGVAFYLIVEILEKIFMKWHPSKRT
- a CDS encoding ABC transporter substrate-binding protein, producing MKRRMRKTYRSLFVALLVLVMILAGCGSSETNTASGTTSSEGALTPVTLQLKWVPQAQFAGYFVALEKGYYEEEGLDVTIAPGGPDIVPEQQVANGAAQIGVDWVASLLPHQEQGMPLVQIAQIYQNSGLQLITMKDSGIESPEDLAGKNVGNWMGGNEFEILALFDKYGFDRNSDLNFVKQAFTMDQFLTGELDAASVMTYNEYNVVLESGVSPDDLNIIDMNDEGVAMLQDNLFANSEWLADNKEVAAKFVKASIKGWQDAIDNPEEAVDIIMAQVEEGSTTREHQLVMMEEVAKLVVPEGFDPANIGVIDEEMFQKTAEIAHQFGVIKEPADLANSYTNEIMDMVLAE